The sequence CGACGCGACGTACGGCGTCGGTGCGCCGGTCGGCACGGTGCTCGCGGAAAACGAGGCGACCCGGACCGACGAAACCATCGCCGCCGGTCTGGGCTGGATCCGCGCCGACGAGGGGGGCGTGATGATGGAGAGCAGCGCGGGGTCGGCGGCGGCGTGTCGCGCCGACTTGCGCGAGAAACTCGCCGACGCGAAACGGATCCGGGACTGGAACTGGGAGGGCGAGCCCGAACTGGTGGTCCACGAGTACACCGTCGACCGCACGGGCGCCGTCGTCGTCGGCGCGGTGTACGGGCCGTTGTCGTACGCTGACGGCGAGCTACGGTGATCACTCCAACGACTCAGCGTACTCGAAGTCGTCGGCCGTCGCCGCCGGACGTTCCCCGTCGAGTTCGATGTGCCACCCGTGGAGGACAGTTGGATCATCGAGTGCGGCGTCAAGCGTCGTTCGAATGTCGCCGACGGCGACCCCGTAGTAGTCCTCGGGGACCCCGTGGAGATACTGGAGCGCCGTCTCGAACAGCGAGCGCATCCCGTCGTCGTTCTCGAAGTCGAAGTGCTTGTACGCGCCGGCGGCGACCTGGACCATTCCGTGCAGGAAGGCGCTCTCGGTCGTGCCGGAGCCGTAGTTGTACCATTCGTCCTCGAAACAGTCGTGGGCTTCGTGGAACGCACCGGCGTTGTAGAGGCGGACGCCGTGGATCACCCCACGCCGGAGCGTACCGTGTTCCCACCCGTTCGATTCGGGACGCTGTGGATCCCACCCGGTCGGCGCGCCGGTCGGCGGCGGCGCCACGCTGTAGTCGTGGGTGTGATCGTCCATGGTGTTCGTACGGGGCCGACGGAAGTAACGTCTGTGGTGGGGCGCGCGGACGGAAACGCACTTTAACGCCCGCGACTAGTAGTTGGTAATGAGGATTCGAGAGTTCGGCGACGACCCCGAGGTGGCGGTCGTCGCGGCTATCCATGGCGACGAACCCTGTGGCCCGCGAGCGGTCGAGGCGATTCTCGCCGACCCACCTGCCTTCGAACGGCCGGTGAAGTTCATCGTCGCCAACGAGCGCGCCCTCGACCGGGGCGTGCGGTATCTGGACGACGACCTCAACCGGGCGTTCCCCGGCGACGAGGCGGCCGCGAGTCACGAACGCCGTCTCGCGAGCGAACTACTGGCCGAACTCGAGGGGTGTACGACGCTCGCGCTTCACTCCACGCAGTCGTACGCGCACCCGTTCGCGCTCGTCGATACGGTCGACCCCGAGACGGCCGACCTGTGTGCCGCGCTTCCCATCGACACCCTCGTCGAGACGGGTGACTACGCCGACGGCCGTCTCATCTCATACCCGCGGACGATCGAAGTGGAATGTGGCCGACAGTGGTCGGAGCAAGCCGCGGCGAACGCCGAACAGCTCGTCACGGCCTTCCTGCGCGCGACGGGCGTTCTCCCCGCGACGGCGGACAGCGCCCCCAACGACGACGTGCCGGTGTTCCGACTCACCGGCCGGGTGCCGAAAGCGCCCGCTTCGGAACACGAGGTGTTCGTCGAGAACTTCGAGCGCGTGCCGCCGGGCGTGCCGTTCGCGTCGGCCGACGGCGAGGACCACGTCGCCGACGATCCGTTCTATCCGATCCTGATGTCGGCGGAGGGTTACGAGACCGTGTTCGGGTACGCGGCCGAGCGTCGGGGCCGACTGGCCGACATCGGCGACGAGTCGGCGCGGGGTCAGTCCTCGGACGGCGCGAGTTCGACCAGCGTGAGATCCCGGTCGAGCATACAGTAGTCGTGGGGCGGATCGCCGATCACGTCCTCGATGCGGTATTCGGTGTCGAAGTCGGCGCCGTCGGGGACGCAGTAGGTGTGGCTCGGGCAGTCGGTGTAGGGACACGAGCCGGCTAGCTTCGCTTTGCTGCCGGCGTAGGCGGCCTTCGAGGGGACGTTCGCGGTGATGGACGTGGGTTCGACTTCGACGGCGCGGACGCCTTCGTCGTGGACCGCGCAGTCGAGCGTCTGGGCGTTCTCGCGAACGTCCGTGATCCGGTAGCGGGTTCCCGGCGAGAGGTCGAGACACTGCCCGCGGTACGGACAGCCCTCGCACGCGGTCGACTCGCCGCGGAAGACGAATTCGCGGCCCACCTCGGCGAGGCGCGTTCCGATGAGCGTGACCTCCGACATGGACGCCTGTTTTCCCCCCGCCCGGTTAAGCCTCGCGACCGACGAGTTCGTCGAGGCGGTCGAGGTAGGCCTCGCGGGGCACCTGATAGGCGGCGCGGTAGTCGATATCGCCCGTCGCGAACGCCCGCGCCAGGTCGAGCGCCGTCTCGACGGCCTTCTCGCGCGTCTCACAGGATTCGACCCGTGCGTCGACCTCCGGTTCGAGAAAGAGCGTAATCGTCCAGCCGTCGGCCTCGCGGGCGCTCGGCCGTCGCCCGGGTTTCCCGGGCGAGAGGTAGATGGTCGGCATGCAGGCCGCCGGAAACGCTGCCGTGTCGAACACGTCCGGGCGATAGGCCAGGATGGCCCGGCCCGCCGGCTCCTCGTGCCAGACCGTCCAGCCGTCGGGGAGCGATTCGAGACTCACGGGGCCACCTTCGGCCGCCGTCTATAGGAGCGTTTGGAATACGGTCGACGGGGATCATCCGGGATGACGAACGTTCCAGTCGACAGCCCCGTCGAACGCGTCCCATCACACCGGATCGGGCCGCTGATGCGAAACGCTCAGACGAACCGGCGTGTTGGGCGCCCAGCACCCCCCTCATACCGCTTTCACACCCCCGTCTATTCGCCGAAAATCGCGGGACGTTCGGCCGATGGCGGAACAAGACTTATCTGTCTCTACTCCTGACAGTGTTTATAGTCTCGGTTACCAGCGAACCGGGTCACCGTCAACCGGCCGCTCCCCGCCGCCCATCCGTCGTGTGTTGTCGCTTCCCGACGAGGCCGTCGCCGGGCGCGTACTGTGATACGTGTTCACAACCCACGGACTGCCGTGACGGTGCGGCTCGGGCCCGAGACACCGACGAGACAATGACGAAGGAAACCCTCGACGACCTCAGCCAGGACTACAAGGAATCGGTGCCGTCGGACCTCCGCGAAGCCAAACGCTTCGACTGGTATCTGGACGAGGTGTACGACGACCCGCGGATCGCTCGCAACGCCCACCAGCGCGTCGCCGACATGTTCGACTACTACGGGACGGCGTACGACGAAGACGCCGGCGTCGTGGAGTACCGCATGGCCTCGGAGGACCCGTTACACGACGGGGAGAACACCTTCTACGGCCGCGAAGTCCACGAATCGATCCACGAGTTCGTCAACAAGGTGAAAAGCGGCGCCCGGGGGCTCGGCCCGGAGAAACGCATCAAACTGTTGCTCGGGCCCGTCGGCTCCGGGAAGTCGCATTTCGACTGGATGGTGCGGCGGTATTTCGAGGACTATACGGCGAGCGATGACGGGCGGATGTACACGTTCCAGTGGGTGAACCTCGGTGACATCATCCGCGGACAGGATCCCAGCGACGACACCGTCGTCTCGCCGATGAACCAGGATCCCCTCGTGCTCCTCCCACAGGAACAGCGCGACCGAGTGCTGGAGCGATTGAACGAGACCCTCGACGCGCCCTACACCATTCGCAACGAGCAGTCGCTCGACCCCGCCAGCGAGTTCTACATGGATCGCCTGCTGGCGCAGTACGACGACGACCTGAAGGCCGTCCTCGACGAGCACATCGAGATCATCCGCCTCGTTGCCTCCGAGAACAAGCGCCAGTGCGTCGAGACGTTCGAGCCCAAAGACAAGAAAAATCAGGACGAGACCGAACTCACCGGCGATGTCAACTACTCCAAGATCGCCGTCTACGGCGAGTCCGACCCGCGTGCGTTCGACTACTCCGGCGCGTTCTGTAACGCCAATCGGGGGCTGTTCAGCGGCGAGGAACTCCTGAAACTCCAGCGGGAGTTCCTCTATGACTTCCTGCACGCCTCCCAGGAACAGACGATCAAGCCGAAAAACAACCCCCGTATCGACATCGACCAGGTGATCGTCGGCCGCACCAACATGCCCGAATACCGGGACAAGAAAGGCGACGAGAAGATGGAGGCGTTCAACGACCGCACCAAGCGCATCGACTTCCCGTACGTTCTGGAGTACAGCGAGGAGGCCGAAATCTACCGGAAAATGCTCCGGAACGCCGACGTGCCGGACATGCACATCGAACCCCACGCGATGGAGATGGCGGGCCTCTTCGGCGTCCTGACGCGCATCACCGACCCCGACGGCGAGAACGTCACGCTCGTCCAGAAGGCCAAGGCCTACAACGGCGAAATCGACGAGACCGACGATGTCGACGTGAAGAAGCTGCGCGAGGAAGGCGAGGAGGCCGCGGACGTCGCCGAGGGGATGGACGGCGTCTCCGCCCGGTTCATCGGCGACGAGATCGCGGAGGCCATCATGGACGCCACCCACCGCGGGCGGGAGTATCTCTCCCCGCTCTCGGTGTTCACCCACTTCGAGGAGAACCTCGAGAACCACGGCTCGATCCCCGAGTCGAACGTCGACCGCTACCACCGCTATCTCGAACTCGTCCGCGAGGAGTACAAGGAGCGCGCCATCGAGGACGTGCGCCACGCGCTCGCGTACGATGTCGACGAGATCCAGCGCCAGGGCGAGAAGTACATGGACCACGTGATGGCCTACATCGACGACGCCACCGTGACCGACGAACTCACCGGGCGCGAGCAGGAACCCGACGAGACGTTCCTGCGGTCCGTCGAGGAGAAGTTGGCGATTCCGAGCGACCGCAAGGACGACTTCCGCCAGGAGGTGTCGAACTGGGTGAGTCGGCGCGCCCGCGAGGGCGAGGGATTCGACCCGCAGGACAACGACCGCCTGCGCCGGGCGCTGGAGCGCAAACTCTGGGAGGACAAGAAACACAACATCAACTTCTCCGCGCTGGTGTCGGCGAACGAACTCGACGACGACGAGCGGAGCGCGTGGATCGATGCGCTCATCGAACAGGGCTACTCCCGCGAGGGTGCTACGGAGGTGCTGGAGTTCGCCGGCGCGGAGGTCGCAAAGAGTGAACTCGAGGGATAGGATGGGTCACGAGTACATCCGCGCGGGCGACGAGGCGCTCTCCGGAGCCTACGAGGAGCCGATGCGCCTCGCCGAGTACGTCGACCGGGCGCTCGCCCGCCCCTCCATCGCGTCGCACGCACCGAAATACCTGCTGGAAGCCATCGAATCGATGGGCACGCGAACGGTCGTCGAGGAGGGCGAGGAGCGCGAGCGCTACCGCTTCTTCGACGACCCTGCCAACGACGGCGAGCACGCCATTCTTGGCAACACCGCCGTGCTCAACGGCTTCGTCGACGACCTGCGGACCATCGCCGCCGACCGCGGCAAACGCGAGACGATCATCTGGTTCGACGGGCCGACGGCGACCGGCAAGTCCGAACTCAAGCGCTGTCTCATCAACGGGCTCCGGGAGTACTCCAAGACCGAGGCCGGACGGCGCTACACCGTCGAGTGGAACGTCGCCAGCGCCACCGAGGACCGCGGCCTGAGTTACGGCGGCGGGACCGACCGCGAGGACGACTGGTACGAGAGCCCCGTCCAGACACACCCGCTGTCGGTGTTCCCCGCAGAGGTGCGAGCGTCGATCCTGGCCGATCTCAACGAGGGGAACCACGTTCCGATCAGCGTCGACGCCGACCTCGATCCCTTCTCCCGCGAGGCGTACGAGCATCTGGAGGAGCGCTACCGCCGGGACGGGGGGACCGCCCTGTTTTCCTCCATCACCGACCCGCGCCACCTCCGGGTGAAAAACTACGTCGTCGACGTGGGGCGGGGAATCGGCGTCCTCCACTCCGAGGACGACGGGTCGCCGAAAGAGCGCCTCGTCGGGTCGTGGATGCCCGGGATGCTCCGCGAACTCGACTCCCGCGGGCGGAAGAACCCACAGGCGTTCTCCTACGACGGCGTCCTCTCGCAGGGCAACGGCCTGTTGACCGTCGTCGAGGACGCCGCCCAGCACGCGGATCTGCTCCGGAAACTCCTGAACGTCCCCGACGAGGGACGGGTCAAACTCGACAAGGGCATCGGGATGGACATCGACACGCAACTGCTCATCATCTCGAACCCCGACCTCGATGTCGAACTCGACAAGTACGCCGATCGCAACGGGCGCGACCCGCTGAAGGCGCTCAAGCGCCGTCTCGACAAACACGAGTTCGGCTACCTGACGACGCTCTCGTTGGAGGCGGAACTCGTCCGCCGGGAGTTGACCAGCGAAACCGCCGTCTGGGAGGCCGAGGGGTACGCCGATCTGGACGCGCGGGTACGGGAGGGCGTGACGCTCTCGGTGCGCGGGAGCGACGGCCGCGTCGTCGACCGGGAACTCGCGCCCCACTCCGTCGAGGCGGCGGCGCTGTACAGCGTCGTCACCCGCCTGGACGGCGAGGACTGCCCCGGTGACCGCACGCTCGTCGAGAAGGCGTTGCTGTTCGATCAGGGCTACCTGCAGGAGGGTGACGAGCGCATCGAGGCCGAATCGTTCGACTTCGACGGCGACGACGGCAGTCACGGCATCCCCGTCACGTACACGCGGGATATCGTCGCCGACCTGCTCCAGACCGACGCCGACCGCCAGCATCCCGACCTGCCGGTGGAACGAGTGATCATGCCCGACGACATCCTCGATGCGATGGCCGAGGGGCTGGACGACGCGCCCGTCTTCTCCCGCGCCGAGGCCGCGGAGTACGAAAACCGCCTCGCGGTCGTCAAGAGTCACGTCTTCGACCGGCAGGAGGCCGACGTTCTCGACGCCGTGCTCGCGGAGAAAGGCGTCGACGAGGAGACGGTCAACGAGTACGTCGAACACGTCTTCGCGTGGGCCAACGACGAGCAGGTGGCCACCGACCGCGGCGCGGTCGATCCCGACCCCCTGTTGTTGAAGGTGTTCGAAACCGAGCATCTCGGCCGGTTCGACGAGGGTGCTTACGACGGCGCCACGCCGACCGCCCCCGTCGTGGCGTTCCGCAACGAGAAGGTCATCACCGCCATCAACCGCTACGCGTGGGAGAACCGCGACGAAGACTTCGCCATCGAGAACGTCGACGTCGCGGAGATTCCGGTCATCCGGGCGGTGCTCGACGCCCACGACTGGAGCGACGTACAGCGCCTCTTCGAGGAGTTCGATCCCACGCAGTGGGCGGATCCGCCATCGGGAACGGAGACCGCTCGGGTCAAAGACCGGACGCTCGCGGCCCTCCGCGAACGAGGGTACACGCCCGAATCGGCCGAGCTGACCAGCCGCAAGGTGATGCGGGAGGTGAGTTACCGATGGGACTGAGGGAGGATCTCGACCGCTTCCGCGAGGTGGGCGAAGAGCGCCGCGAGGACCTGGCGGCGTTCATCCAGCACGGTGACCTCGGCGGGAGCGACCCGGACAGCATCCGGATCCCGATCAAAGTCGTCGACCTGCCGGAGTTCGTCTACGACCCGCGGGAACAGGGAGGCGTCGGTCAGGGACAGGACGGAACGCCCGATGTCGGCGACCCGGTCGGTCAGCCCGAGCCAGCCGATGTCGACGCTGACGGCGACGAGGATGGGGACGAAGACGGCGACCCCGGCGACGAGCGCGGCGAGCACGAGTATTACGAGATGGACCCCGAGGAGTTCGCCCAGGAACTCGACGAGGAACTCGGTCTCGACCTGGAGCCCAAGGGGAAGGAAGTGGTCGAGGAGATGGAGGGCGATTTCACCGAACTCACCCGCGCCGGGCCGAACAGCACGCTCGACTTCGAGCGCCTGTTCAAGAAAGGCCTCAAGCGGAAACTGGCGATGGATTTCGACGAGTCGTTCGTCCGCGAGGCGATGCGCGTCGCCGGGGCCACGCCGGACGATGTCTTCCGGTGGTGCCGCGAGCAGAACGTCCTCGTCTCCCAGGCGTGGATCGACGACCAGTGGGACGAAATTCCCGCGGACGAACGCGACCGCTGGGAGAGTTTCGAGTCGATGGCCGAGCACGTCGACCGGACGACCACGCTCGACCGCATCCGAGAGGAGGGCCTCCGCGACGTGCCCTTCCGCCGCGAGGACGAACGCTACCGCCACCCCGAGGTCGTCGAGAAGACGGAGAAGAACGTGGTCGTGGTGAACATCCGCGACGTGTCCGGAAGCATGCGCGAGGGGAAACGCGAACTCGTGGAGCGGACCTTTACGCCGCTCGATTGGTATCTCACCGGCAAGTACGACCGCGCCGAGTTCGTCTACATCGCCCACGACGCGGAAGCGTGGGAGGTTGAGCGGGAGGACTTCTTCGGCATCCGTAGCGGCGGCGGGACGCGCATCTCGTCGGCGTACGAACTCGCCGCGGAGGTCCTTGCGGAACGCTACCCGTGGGCGGAGTGGAACCGCTACGTCTTCGCGGCGGGCGACAGCGAGAACTCCAGCAACGACACCCGGGAGCACGTCATCCCCCTGATGCGGGAGATCCCGGCGAACCTGCACGCGTACGTCGAGACGCAGCCGGGCGGGACGGCCATCAACGCCACCCACGCCGAAGAGGTGGAGAGCGCCTTCGACGACGGCGAGGATGTCGTCGTCGCCTACGTCGCCGACCCGTCGGACGTGACCGACGCCATCTACCACATCCTGAGCACGGAGGACGACGCATGAGAGACGACCGCATCGACGCCCGACGGGAAGCGAGTCGCCTCACCGAACCGGTCGAACAGGCCGCGGATCTGGCCCGACGGCTAGGACTCGACCCCTCCCCCGTCAACTACTGGGTCGTCGACCACGACGAGATGAACGAACTCATCGCCTACGGCGGGTTCCAGCACCGCTACCCCCACTGGCGGTGGGGGATGGCCTACGACCGCCAGCGCAAGCAGGATCAGTTCGGCATGGGCAAGGCCTTCGAAATCGTCAACAACGACAACCCTGCCCACGCCTTTCTCCAGGAGTCCAACTCGCTGGCCGACCAGAAGGCAGTCATCACGCACGTCGAAGCCCACGCCGACTTCTTCGCCAACAACGAGTGGTTCGGCCTGTTCGGCGACGGCCAGGGCGACGACCGGTCGGCGCTCGACGCCGCGGCCATGCTCGAACGCCATGCGGAGACCATCCGTGGCTACGCCGAGGACCCAGATATCGACCGCGAGGAAGTCGAGCGGTTCATCGACGCCGTCCTCTGTCTGGAGGACACTATCGACCAACACCGCGCGTTCGACCGCGCGGACGAACGCCGCGAGGGAGACGCCCCCGTTGACCTCGGTGACCGACTCGACGACCTCGACGTTTCCGAGGACGTTCGCCGCCACGCCTTCGACGAGGCGTGGCTGGACGACCTCTCGGACGCCGAGGAGGCGGCGGCCCGCCTCGACGAGCCGCACGCCGACGTGCTCGCCTTCCTCCGCGACCACGGCCAGCAGTACGACGACGAGTCCGGCAAGGCCGTCGCGTTCGAACCGTGGCAGACGGACGTGCTCGACATCCTCCGGCGGGAGGCGTACTACTTCGCGGGGCAGAAAATGACGAAGGTGATGAACGAGGGGTGGGCCTGTGTCGCACCGGAGACGCCCGTATTCACGGAGCGAGGGCTGATTCCGATGCGGGAGGTCGTCGTCGACGGGGCCGATGTCTCGGACGGCGACGGACGGCGACGGGTCTACGACACGAATGTCATCTCGGATCACGATACCGTCACGGTCGAAACCCGGCGCGGATTCGAGTTGACTGGCTCCGACAACCATCGGGTGCGACGACCCGACGGTTCGTGGGTCGAACTCGGCGACTTGGCTCCCGGCGACGAAATCGAGGTGTCCGGCGGAAACGGCCTCTGGCCGACCGAGTACGTCGACATCGACTGGGAACACCCCGAGACCACGACACTCGGCGACGTCGCGGACGTTGCTGGTGTCTCGCTGTCGACGGTGATTCGATACCGAAAGCTCGGAAGGGCTGAGAAAAGCGAAGCCATCGAACGAGCGCTGGAACAGTACGATGGCCCACCGCAGTCCGAAGCGGCGAGCAATCCGATTCGGGTGCCCGACGCGGTCACCGAGGATGTCGCTCGATTCCTCGGTTTGCTTGTCGGCGACGGCCACGTCTCGGCTGCCTCGAATCAGGTGGGATTCACTGCCGACGAGCGGGCGAAAGTCACGGAGTTCGCCGGGTTAGTCGAAGAACTGTTCGGCGTCCCGACGACAGTCAGCGAAGACGGGGCGCGCTGGCGGGCGTACGTCTACTCGGCGAACCTCGTCCGGTTGCTCACCGACGCCTTCGACGCGACGGTCGGTGCCGGTGACAAGGTGGTCCCCGAAGCCATCCAGCGCTCGCCGAAGGCCGTGGTTGCCGCATTCCTGCAGGGACTGTTCGATGCGGACGGCTACGCCGGTGACCACGGCGTGATTCTGAGTACGAAAAGTGACGCCATCGGCTCGACGGTGCAACTGCTCTTGACGAACTTCAATATCGTCTCTCGCCGTCGTGAACAGGCCGACGGCTGTCAGCACGTCCACCTGACCGGCGAGTCCGCACGGCGCTTCCACGAGGAAATCGGCTATAGCTACGCCGCCAAAGACGCTGCACTCCAGACGTATCTTGACGACCTCGAATGGTTCGAGACGGAACGGTGGGCCGACGAAGTCGTCTCAGTGACGTCTGGCACGGGAGAGGTGTACGACATCTCCGTCGAGGAGACGCATCGATACGCAGCCGGCGGATTCGTGAACCACAACTCGTACTGGGAATCGCGCATGATGAGCGACGAGGGCTTCGCCGAGGCCGACGAGTTCGTCACCTACGCCGACCACATGGCGCGCGTCCTCGGGTCGCCCGGACTCAACCCCTACAAACTCGGGAAGGAACTCTGGGAGCACGTCGAGAACGTGACCAACCGGCGGGAGGTGGCCGATCACCTCCTGCGGGTCGAGGGCGTCACCTGGCGCAACTTCCACGACGTGATCGATTTCGAGGACGTGGCGGACCTGCTGGCGCCCGATCCCGCCGTCGCGTCGATCAACCCCGAGTCGCTCGCCGACCTCGATCCGTCGGATCCGCGCATCGACGCCGAGGGACTCGAACGCGCGCGGGCGAGCGAGGTCGACATCGAGCGCTACCCCTGGAAGGTGCTGACGACGGCGGGCCTGGCCGAGCGTCACTTCTCGCTGTGCCGACCACAGAACCGCGGCTTCCTCCAGTCCATCCCTCGCTCCGAACTCGAACGGCTGGCGCGGTACATGTTCGACGACGCGAAATACGAGTCGGTGGCCGCCGCCATCGCGGACGTCGACTACGTCGCGGGCTGGGAGCGGATGCGCGAGGTTCGCGAGAGTCACAACGACGTGACCTTCATCGACGCCTTCCTCTCGCCGAAGTTCGTCTACGAGAACGACTACTTCACGTACGAGTTCTCGCAGGCGACGGGCGATTTCCGGGTCGCCTCCGACGACCCCGAGGACGTGAAGAAGAAACTCCTCCTCCAGCTCACCAACTTCGGGAAGCCCACTATCGCCGTCTACGACGGCAACTACGACAACCGGAACGAACTGCTCCTCGGCCACCAGTACAACGGCATCGGTCTCGACACCGACCAGGCAAAGCGCGTCCTCGAACGCACCTACGATCTGTGGGGTCGGCCGGTCAACCTGATGACCATCGTCAAAGAGTACGACGACCACGAACTCGAAATCGCCCGGCGGCGGAACCGCGAACCGACGCCAACCGAGGTCGGCAAGCGCATCCGATACGACGGCGAGGGGTTCGAGACCCACGACCTCGACCCGGACCTCGAAGCGCGCATTGCGGCCGACGATATCGACTACGACACCAGACCCGACGGGTGGTTGAGTTAGGGCGGCGCTCGCGGAGTGGTTTGAGAGACCTACTCGGTCAGGGGTGGCCCCGATTGCGAGACTCACTGCTGCTCGTCTCGCGTGGTTCAAACCCCCATCTGTGCGTGCTTTTACTCACTCCGCTCGTTCAAGAACCATGCTCGGTCAGGGATTTGAACCCTGGTCGTCGGCTCGAAAGGCCAACATGATTGGCCGGACTACACCAACCGAGCGTTCGGGTTTCCCCGTACTTCGGTGGATGGGATGGCTATTGATAAATCCGTCTCTTTCGGTCGCGAGAGCGTGGTACGGCGTCACGCAACGACCGCGAAGTCCGGCCGTGCCCCGGATCGCTCACTCCCGCACCGTGAACTGCGTCGACACTTCCGCCGAGGTGCGGTGCAGTTGGAGTTCGCCGATGGCTACCGTCGCCGTCAGGTCGCCCACCGGCCACTCGGCCGTCTCGAACGTCATCGCGTCCTCCCAGGTGTAGAGACCCGCCTCGTCGACTTGGCGGTCCATGTCCCGGAACTGTCGGGTGATCAGGTCACCGTCGTGGAGGATGTCGACGCCCTCCTTGAGATTGATCGTCCCTTCGGGCACCCGGAGGCGGTATCGGAAGGCGACGACCGCGGGCTGCCCGCGCCGGACGCTCTCGACCTGATTCGCCTGCAGATCGCCGGGTTCGCTCCACATA comes from Haloplanus sp. XH21 and encodes:
- a CDS encoding SpoVR family protein is translated as MRDDRIDARREASRLTEPVEQAADLARRLGLDPSPVNYWVVDHDEMNELIAYGGFQHRYPHWRWGMAYDRQRKQDQFGMGKAFEIVNNDNPAHAFLQESNSLADQKAVITHVEAHADFFANNEWFGLFGDGQGDDRSALDAAAMLERHAETIRGYAEDPDIDREEVERFIDAVLCLEDTIDQHRAFDRADERREGDAPVDLGDRLDDLDVSEDVRRHAFDEAWLDDLSDAEEAAARLDEPHADVLAFLRDHGQQYDDESGKAVAFEPWQTDVLDILRREAYYFAGQKMTKVMNEGWACVAPETPVFTERGLIPMREVVVDGADVSDGDGRRRVYDTNVISDHDTVTVETRRGFELTGSDNHRVRRPDGSWVELGDLAPGDEIEVSGGNGLWPTEYVDIDWEHPETTTLGDVADVAGVSLSTVIRYRKLGRAEKSEAIERALEQYDGPPQSEAASNPIRVPDAVTEDVARFLGLLVGDGHVSAASNQVGFTADERAKVTEFAGLVEELFGVPTTVSEDGARWRAYVYSANLVRLLTDAFDATVGAGDKVVPEAIQRSPKAVVAAFLQGLFDADGYAGDHGVILSTKSDAIGSTVQLLLTNFNIVSRRREQADGCQHVHLTGESARRFHEEIGYSYAAKDAALQTYLDDLEWFETERWADEVVSVTSGTGEVYDISVEETHRYAAGGFVNHNSYWESRMMSDEGFAEADEFVTYADHMARVLGSPGLNPYKLGKELWEHVENVTNRREVADHLLRVEGVTWRNFHDVIDFEDVADLLAPDPAVASINPESLADLDPSDPRIDAEGLERARASEVDIERYPWKVLTTAGLAERHFSLCRPQNRGFLQSIPRSELERLARYMFDDAKYESVAAAIADVDYVAGWERMREVRESHNDVTFIDAFLSPKFVYENDYFTYEFSQATGDFRVASDDPEDVKKKLLLQLTNFGKPTIAVYDGNYDNRNELLLGHQYNGIGLDTDQAKRVLERTYDLWGRPVNLMTIVKEYDDHELEIARRRNREPTPTEVGKRIRYDGEGFETHDLDPDLEARIAADDIDYDTRPDGWLS